The DNA sequence CTTATATGTTTCTTTAACCATATATGGTTGAACTCTTTCGGGTGAAAATATTCTTTTCCAAGGTAGCTGTAATACTTTAGTGGGTACACGGCATTTGACCACTTGTGTAGAAAATCAAAGAGTTTTACTATTTCGTAAGAGACGAAATTATACGAATCTATATGATTTATATAAAGAAGGAAGAGACCAAAATAACAGATGAGGTTAAAATACAATTCAACTAGCTAGTGACAAATTAAAAAAGGTGAATTCGGTTTTCGTGTTGATTGAGAGATTGATTTTTCGTACTACTCATATTATTCAAAATCAGTTGTAGCTTTAATATTTTAGTGGACACGACATTTGGACTCTTGTGTAGAAAAAAACCCATCAGCACTTCACTTGTAATTGCCTCATGGAATTCAAGTTGACTTGCTTGTGCTGTGTGAAGTGCATTTGTCAtgatgaacatttttttttatacaattgtCATGATGAACTTTGTGAGTTGCACATCgatacttttataattttagtcctcTTTATACTTTTCTTAGTAGAAATTTAAAGACAGTAAAAAAAAGTCTCTAAGGTCGCTTTAACATTTTAGTGGATAAAGCATTTTGGCTTGTTGTGCaggaataagaaaagaaaagaaaagaaaaactgcaCTATACTCGTAGTTGCCTCGTGAATTTCAAATTGACTTGCTAGCGAGTGCCTTGTGCAGTGtatattaatataaactttttcacATCAATACTTTTAATCATCTTTATGTTTCCTTAATTATTTGGAAGTTAAAGATGCACAACTGCACAAGAGTGGTTATAAtgtgtttttcattgttttcttatATTAATGTAAACAAAATGATGTGTAAATAAAAGCCAAAGAAGCCGCAATCCACAAAGGGAAGGGCCTTCAGTGTGGGGAATGTTTATTGGGTCAAGTGATCCCATTTTTAACGTGATTTGTTTCGGAcattattttactaattttcttatttattagataaaagttattaaacatatttttttaaacttttctatacattaaatatgtatttttttaagctgttaaatatatttattttatttttataaaacatcaGAAAGATTTATAAGATATACtctatttcttatttttgatattattaaGGCTAAGGCTATGGTCTCGTTCCATTTGTTAGtagacataaaattaatttagttagttactagaaattatttgattaagttAGTGTTGATTACTcaagttaattattttctatctttctATAAATACATCAATTTTGTAATACTTTCATGAATGAATCTTAAAACTACTTTTCATCTCtcttccatttctttcattcctaatatgtgtcatatatatatttagataaAACACGATCGAAACACATCCCAGCATCGAAACTagctaaaagatgaaaaatcttCCTTGATGCACCATATGACAAGAGACACAATCATGATGAGAATTGAAACATAAggagagggagaagagaataaaaatctttttacatttcattcatttgcttgttttacaaattttgaaattgcaaTGCTTTCAAGGGATCCCCAACAAGTTGATCTATGAACTCATGTAacatatgataaaaaatttgtGACTCAAAATCTGCACACACACTTTCAATATCACCTTGTTTCCACAACCCTTCCTCTAACCTATTTGATCCCAATTCACCTTCAACTAGCATACAAATTTCTCCCCGAATATCTATACATTCCTGGCTTTGCTTCTCACTTTTCTTTGATCCTTCATTTTTGTTGTCCTCAATTGTATTGACCTTCCTCTCTTTAATCATCAAATTACTATCACAATGCAGATCATCAAGCTGCTCATTTTCAAGCTCTGGTGACAATTTTCTTCTCCAACTTGTATCCATCTCTGCAATTAgtttatgtataataagttaGCAAATTTAAAACttggtggaaaaaaaaaaactctttagtTGACATGAAGAATCTAAACCTAAATACACAACTACTATAACCATACAAGGAAAAATTGATCAAATAAGATTCTCATATAAATCTTACTATTTTATAAAGGTAGTATTAAGTATTAACTACATATTTAGAAACTCATCAGAGTGCAAAACATTACATccatttagtaaaaaaacaaacttgGAAACTATAACTATTAGTAAATACATATAATGTGTTAGAAATATACAACATATTTAGTACTTAGTAGGAGATTTAGAGCTattcaaaattgaattcaacttaaaaagaaacaaacctgTTTCAGGAGCTCCACGCTCAAAATCAAAGATAGAAACTGGGCTTGAATCTTCTGAACTGCATTCAGTGTCCACCTTCTTTTCTGCATAACACGTTGTTCCCTTTTTTCTCCTCTTCAATTTCTCACCATTGGTAACTTCCTTGCGCTTCACGGGGTGTGAGAATGAGAATCCCACCATTTCTGAACCAACGTACTCCTTTTCAGAACAAGCCATGAACAGTGTCGTAGTTTGGGCAAATTCACCATCATTTCCAACATTGACAGAAAACATGTCATCATGcaccttttctctcttgtttttcttcaactcacttctctcttttgaacccttttctttttttctctctttggacCTGAATTCTCCACCATCACATCCACTTTCAAAGCTGAGCACCAAGAAGTTCTCACTTTCATGCAAGAGGAAAGTTGGAACCTCACGGAATGATGAAGACTTAGCACGCTTATGAAGACCCTCCATTCTCTTGCATTCCCCCAAGTAGTCCACAGAGTTCATTGATTTGCTACGTGGAAGTGAAGAACTTGATGTTGATTCATTGGCTGTATTTGTATCTCTCTCTACTACCATTGATTCCAAACCCATTAACCTTTCTAGTATCCCAGGAGTAATAGTAGTAGTAGTGGCGGTGGCTATAGATTCGGTGTTGTGTTTAGTCTTGAATTCTTGAACTTTGTCACTCATCTTTGGCATTGAGTCAAGTTCTCCGATTTGGTCTGATGGGTGTGTTGGAAGGCCTCCAGAGCAGAGAATCCTTCGCAAGATTGCTGTGAGACACCCTGCAGTAGTGGCACTTTTGGAGTTGCACAAAGAAGAGTCCAAACTGAGGGTGGATGaataagatgatgatgatgatgatgatgttaataTCTTCTTCATGTTGAAGGATTTTGTAAACAAGCTAAAGAGCTAAAGGAGAATAGaatgatacaaaaaaaaaaaaaagtgaaatgggGTTTCTTTTTGGATTCGCTGACTCTTCAAAGAGAAAGGCAATGGTTATGGGATGGTAGCAATGGAAAGTGGGatttgaattttgttatatGAGAGAGAAGGGTGGCGGGATTTGCATTTGAATGTGAGAACTGAGAAGGAGCAAGTTAGAGTGGGGTTATTACTACTATGCTTTTGGCCATTGACTAGTCAGTTCATGCTTCATGGCTAAATTTGtccttttatttcctttcttgGTGCAAACAGAAAGCCCTCTGTTCGGGCGGGTTGAGGTGGCACTTTTTACTATCTTCTTTGAAGTTCAAACACTAGGAAAGGAAAAGAATGACACATTGATCAATGAGTGTGGCcattttgtttttggtgaaaTCGTCTTATATCCTAATTTTGAGTCAAAAAAATACTCTTTGGAAGTATGAAATTCATGTTTTTTCTACAAACATTTATCCATATAAGATTGAATCTCTAACTATATATTTAAGAGTTATAATTATTTCTCAATCATACTACACTAATAGTATAATTTACCTAAAAAACTGATATTTTTCTACAAATATTTATCCATACAAGATTGAatctctaataatatatttaagaaacatGATTATTTGTTAATGATACCACACTATATTGATATCAATGATATGAGTGTGCCTTTAATATGCTCTTagcattttgattttgatgatagaAGCTGAGGTTCAGATTGAGTGGTCTAAGCATGGCAGTGATAACATAGTTTGTAGTTTTGTGTGGAGGGTGAAACATTGACAGAATGTGGTTGTTTTTTTGAGGTCAGAGTAGCGGGTAATGTCAGTGAACTGACCAAATTCTTTTGCGTTCTGCAGCCGAAGATACTGACTTTTGGTTGTGTTTGTTCCAACATAGACACTATTTGGCCTTTGGGGGAGGGAAGGAAGAAGGTTGATAATAATAGTACAATGTGGTAAGAGCCACCAGTCCCCACCAGTTCTGGCAACTGTTGTTGCACCTATTTTGTGTTGTAATAAAAaggaaatgattttgaaaagctcttattgtttatgtatttggcttagtttgtttaaattttttgttttttttcttattttgagaaataaattctatctaattattaaataagtaattttcaaaaaaattattttaaatttgtacaaACTGATACTTTCTTAAATCAGATAGAGTTTTTTCAACCAAAGTTCATATGGAAGTGGTAGAACTAGAGTCCTCCGAGACCGCTCTCAAATTTTGGAAACTCTTCCCACGTCACAAAAAGCCAAAAGATGAAAACCATAACTCAAGTTTATAGTACTTTATAGCTTGCTTGGCCTAACTTTTAAAACTTTAGAACCTGAAAAGGGTAGATTGAGAATTTGGATTTCAAACTAAATGAAGAAGCTAATTAGCCACTGGTTGAAGTAGGTAAGATTTTAAGTAGACTTCATGAGTTATAGCACATACTTAATCTAACTAATTAAGGTTTGACATTCTCTTTTCAATGTTTTTCATTTACATGTTATTACTATAAAAGTACAGCAAACTATTAATTGTTAAGATTTTGATTTAGAGCTTATGCCAACGTTGCTATcgttaaataaatgaatacaaacaattcaacatgtaaaggcaaaattatttaatagggAGAGTTTTCTATTTTACTTGTAAGTTTGGTTTAAAAGTTATTTGTGTTCAGAAAAAGCTAGTTATAAGTGTGGGCAAATGATATCTAGTTATCTACTGTTCAGAAAAGCTGTAGCAGTTCATATGTGTGCAAAAACTGAGTGATAAATCTCAATATACAATAGATTAGTTTTGCTCATTTCCTCTAcctcttttattttctgttctATTTTCCAACACATTCAAACACACCCATGGAGTACAGGGGTCTATTGACAGTTgggttaatttaaaaaatctatcataattttaattaatcaaaaagGTAGGTCTTATAAATATGCATGaagatagtattttttttttttgtaaagaactctgctatcatatatatatatatatatataaaagactcaatctatattttttcatgcactaattatttttagactaaaaataCCTCTAATAAATAAGAGAGAAGTTATATTAACATTCatttaaaagagagagaaacattaataataatgatatttaaaaaaaatataaatttaggataaatttattgatataaattaaaataatatttttcttaatcttaataaattagataatcaagtcttataataaaaataaaaatcagcaTAACAAATATATACATGACCAATAATATATGTCAACCTTCACACAAGTAGACTATTACATCTCttcttatatataagatttaattatctaattcatcacaaattaaaaaatattaattcagttaataataataaatttatcttaaatttataattttttaaaaatcatccttgtcattaatttttctagtttgttaatatatatatatatatatatatatatatatatatattaataaagaatatttttagttaaaaaataattaatataaaaactattataaattaaatcttataaaaaaattaatacttttttaaacTTGAgtcttaaataagaaaaaataataaaagtagaacaaagtcatttaataaaaacatgcatGATGCCTAGGAGCCAATCTCAATCAAACTACTAAAGTGTAATAAAAGAAAACTCCTAAACTAAGGAGGTCTAGCTTAAGTGGTTGTGATGCGTGagtgttgaaatttttttgatattgtgttcattttcaacaaattaaaaaaaaaaaaaaaaaactcctaaaTTGAGATGAAGTTGGGGAGAGGGGAGATGAGATTCTCAGAACTGCtgcagtttattttttttggtcaacGGATGGTTCATTAAAAAATCCCTAGTGGCACTTACAAATACTCATGATGCTAAAGAAAGAGAGCTACAACAGTACACAATGCAGTACATAAACAAGAGAAAACCAAGGACTCAGGCTACATGAAAAATAGACACATGCTGCAGCTGAGTGAGTCTTAAGAACTTGGATCAAAATTCATACAGCTAAAGCCTTAAGTTCAATATGATTTGGGCCATGAGTTAATGGATTCGGTCATGGGTTAAGGGAATCACTTTTTGCCAGCGGGAAATGGACCGGTATGCTTTGATTCAAAGTTCAGAAGGTgacaaaataatactaataaaaaaaaggagaggatacaaaaatgtaaaataatattatttgaaaaaagtaGAACAAAATATGTTTGCTTCCATGTAACACTTGATAGGGATACATTATGAACTATTAATTATTGGTGTTCTTTAGATTGATATGATATTCGTAAGTGTTAtgatatattttctatataataatattgtctATTTTCATCTCTCAAATAATCACTAGTTACTGTTGTTGAACACGAtttttaatgtgattttttattttttaatctttttcattcctcccaaaatcaaaatcaaaatactttaacaaatattttatcgCATTTTTCACCATCGACTTCCTCACAAAGAAGGAAACCTTTCGGGACATCGAACAAGAAGATAGTGTGCACCGTTGGTCGTGTCCCGAGTCAGTGTCACACGCTTACacaatgataatattaaatatttttatttaatatattatttaatactaagtaatttatttatttattagtctatataaattaatgtcgaatttcatttttattatatttttcttaattattagatACATTTAGGATGagaaacttaattttaataataaaaaatttaaacgattaaattaaacaattaaaactgGGAAAATTAAAATCGTAGAAAGAGTATAATTACGTTTgtgtttactattttttttatttataagaataaaaagtagTGTTAAAGTTGGTAATAACTCACACTTTTCATAATAAACTTAGATGTTTTCACCGTTTCCTATTGGTAACCGGAAATAAAATAATCGGCGTGGTTCACATGGTTGTCTATGTTTGATTTTGGAgttcaagagaaaaaaatgaaagaacgTAGAGCTGTTAATGGGACAGGTGAGAGTATAGCAGACAGCAGTATCCGTACCCGTGATACCCGTAACTATCAAATTACTTAACAAGcctcatttatataatagtaAGATCTCCTAATTCTAAAGTAACACTCCTATGTTTCTTTGTTCACTCACTCCttgtgtttttccttttttataatcattgatTGGATAAATGAATTTTGCCAGCAAAACAAAATTCACAGAAACTGGTATTCACCAATTAAATTGATGAATGTCATAATAATAGTCGTGTACCTATGTGGCTAGGCACACCAAGTGGACCACGTAGGCATTTAATAATACTTACTTGGGGCAATCGATCTTCTACGGCCATGTCCATTCACGGTCATGGCACCATCCTTAGTTCCTTTGCTATCATTcagtagtttaatattttgtttgtttagttTGCAAATGAATTACTCGACTGTTATGAATATGCCTTCCATAGGACATAATTCAATATACAATTttcaaagtataaattttaattggttaGTCAATGGAATCTTAATGGGTACTGTTGGGAGCAAAACCAGAAACAGGCACAAAGACATTAGCATTCGGGACCTAGTGCTACCTCCAGAATCAAATAGAAAGGAAAGAATGATATTTCATAACTTGTGTACCTTCTTACAATACTTAGTAGCTATATATATAGGCATGATTGAGACACTCTGCTCCTCAATTCTTAGCGAcaacaaaattataacaaaatgcTAACAAATAATAGAATTGCAATTACAAGGAAATCATGGCAGACAACTTTTCAAAATGCCCACTACTTTCAGACAGCTAAGCACTTTCCATTATCAGCCACACATAGTCCTTGAGGTGCTTTGGTGGACCTGTTTTCCTTTTGGGCCTTAGCAGGCCTGTTTCTTCCTTCTGTAAGTCCTGCTTTCCATCACTCCCTATGCCATCTAGaagcaccttgtcctcaaggtgatagtCATTCTTCAATTGTTCCCAATCCTTCCAGGAAGCATCATGCGGGGATAGTCCTTCCCATTGGACCAAAACCTTTAATTTGGGCTCATTTTCAGTAGTGTCCCAACGTGTGCTTAAGATCACTAAAAAAGTAATGGTTGATTTATTTTCAGTGATCTTGGCTGGTAGGGGTAATGAAGCAAAAGTATTATTTGTAGAATGAAACGGTTTGAGTAGTGAACAGTGGAAAATAGGATGAATCCGTGCTTTCAATGACAGCTATAGTTTGTAAGCAGCTCCTCTAATTCGTGCCACAACTTGATAGGGACCATAGTATCTCTTTCCAAGTTTGGAATAAGCTCCAAAGGACCTTGTTACCAAAGTTTGTCTATGAGGTCTTAAGCGAACCATGACCCAATCCCTTTTTTCGAACTGGAGCTCTCAACGATTGTCATCTACGTGCTTCTTCATTTGCTCTTGAGCTTTTAGGAGTTTCTTTTGCAGTTCCAAAAAAACTTCTTCTCGATTTGTCAGAAAATCATCAACTGCTTCAACATTGGAGTTCCCATCAACATAGTGCGTAATGGTGGGGGGTTTGTTATCGAATGTTACCTCGTAAGGTTTTAAGCCCAAGCCTGAGTGTTTGGAAGTATTGTATGACCATTCCGCATAGTGAAGAAATTTCCCCCAAGAGGAAGGTCTCTTATGCACAAAAGCACGAAGGTATTGCTCGATCACTCGATTGATCACCTCAGTTTGCCCATTCGATTGAGGGTGATATGCTGAGCTCATACGTAATTTGGTCCTACTATAGAGGAACAACTCCTGCTAGAAACGAATAATAAAGAGGGGGTCTCGGTCGGAGACAAGGCTTTTGGGCATTCCATGGGGTTTCCCGACGATATCCATGAACAGAGAGGCCACCGTTAGGAAAGTATGATTCGAAGGGAGGACGCCCAAGTGAATTCCTTTTGAGAATCGATCAACAACAACTAAGATTGTGTTATTGCCCTGATAAGGAGGCAAGTCTACGATGAAGTCCATCGATAAATCCTCCCATGGATGGAATGGGACCGGCAATGGACAGAGCAATCTTACAGCCTCGTGCGATTCATACTTTGTGTGTTGACAATCCACACAAGCAATGATGAATCGTTCCACGTCCTTTTGAATCCCTGTCCAAGTGAAGTTGTCACTGAGCCTAGCCAATGTCTTTGTCACACCCATATGACCCCCTGTTGGTGATGCATGGTACTTTGTCAACAGAATGGGAgtgaaagaagaagattttggAAGCCAGATGCATCCTTTATGCAAAATTAAGTCCTGACTCACGGTATATTCCGGGTATGTTGTCGGGTTGTTGGTGATTGACTGGCTCATTGCAACAAACTCAGTATCATTGGCCAAATGTTGTTTTAGTTCCTCAAGAAAGGTGCAACACAAAACTGAAAAGGATAGAAGCATGCCTGATGAGCCTTTTGGTATTCGCGACAACACATCAACCACCACATTCGAAGCACCAGAACGATAATGAATCGTATAATCATACCCCATTAATCTGGCAAGGTACATGTCTTGCTTAGGTGTCTGAACCACCTGAGTCATCAACTCCTTGAGGCTCATGTGGTCTGTTAAGATCATGAAGGGGTGACCCAACAAATACTgatgccattttttaacaacTGCCATGATTGCAAATAATTCCTTTACATAAGCAGAGGCGTGCAACAATTTTGGGGAGAAGGGCTTACTAAAGAAGGCAATCAGGTGGCCTTGTTGAGACAGAACTACACCCATCCCTACACTGGAAGCATCTGTCTCAAGTGTAAATGGCAAATCGAAATTGGGTAATTGGAGTATTGGTGTTGTTGTGATGGCTTCCTTCAATTTTGCAAAAGAGAATTGGGTCTCTTCAGTCCACCCGAAGCTATCCTTTATTAGCAGCTTATTCAGCGGTGCCACCATAGTCGCGTAACCTTGAATAAATCGGCGATAGAAACCCGAGAGGCCAAGGAAGCCTCGCAATGCCTTTTGTGATTGGGGAGTGGACCACTAGAGAATGGCCTGGACCTTGGCCGAAACGGCTTCAACCCCCTGAGCCAAAATAACATGATCAAGATACGCTACTTTAGTTTGGGcaaacaaacatttggaaagctTAAAAAAGAATTGCTCTAttaacaaaagttgaaaggctATCTCCAAATGGAAGATGTGGTCCTCATATGTTCTCAATGAGAGCACCAAGTTGTTAGGAGGAAAACTAGAAACAGGCACAAAGACACTAGCATTTAAGGCCTAGTGCTACCTCCAGAATCAAATAGAAAGGAGAGAATGCTATTTCATAACTTGTTTGCCTTTTTGCAATACTTAGTAGCTATATATATAGGCACGATTGAGGCACTTTGCTCTTCAATTCTTAGCGAcaacaaaattataacaaaatgttaacaaataacaaaattgcaATTACAAGGAAATCATGACAGGTAACATTTCAAAATGCCCACTACTTTCAGCCAGCTCAACACTTTCCGTTATCAGCTATACATAGTTCCCGAGGTGCTTTGGTGGACCTATTTTCCTTTTGAGCCTCAGCAAGCCTGTTTCTTCCTTCTGTAAGTCCTGCTTCCTATTAGATACACATTTATTGGTTTATAAgaacttttagaaagaaaaaaatgagaataatttaaaatattattttatttacaaaaatatccaTGAATTTTTGCgtgttttaaaaaatccacCGGTAATTATCTATGTAGGTATCAGTGGGTTTACAAGACGGATAATTCAACTCATGAAACTACTAGTGGGTATacaataatatttgaaaataaaaattattgccCCCATATAGATGTTGCactcaaaagataattttttttttaaatggatgtaagaagacaaaataaattagtattaatcttaccattttatcattttttattgttatcttTTCACTCCTCTAATACTAAACATATGTAGTAAGTCATGCACACTAACACACATATCCACTTAATTGTAATTTGTAGTAActtatgaatttttttgttatgacattatgtaatttgtaaaagtttatattatttttcttttaaaaaaatattatatttcatattGTCTTTTCTCCcctaaataaattttcttgaatCTGTCCCAAATAATAACAATGTTTATGGCTCGATTTAAGCTTAGAATCAAAGTTATCAAACTTGAGAGTTTAAGTAAACTTGTGAGAGTTTCATAAACTCGACTCATGGACTCAactcgtaaactcgtaagagtctacttcatataaaaataataataaaatatctataaataacataccaatcaaacatttcaacaatataataaagcaaaataataaatcataaatttcacaatatttaaataaccaagtccAGTAATGCATCATTATTAGATAATAACTTGCATATGTTATAGTAGTGATAGATCATTTTCATcaagggtttgatgttattaaaggtGAGATTGGGAGGAACACActaaatgaaggtatgttgaatACTAAAGACAAAAATCAACTtaaaatgacttatattttggtctaattttttttaacttggtgGTGAACTTGAGAGTCTACggagtttacttagagtttatagagTTTACCCAACATCTActaaaaagaaagtttatacaCAAGTCAACTCATAGAGGATAAGTGGactcgtaaactcgtaagagttagtAATTAATTCAAGAATTTGATAATGATGAATGTAaacattcttacaaaaattgGATTTtcgtttattattataaaactctAAATTAAAATAGTGTTTGATCGGCTTTTAGCTTGATCGGCTTTAACTTGCAACCTACATCATGCTAAATAACCTTTGCCACCTCCAATTATAATAGTGTTTGATCAATTGGTCAATTGGGGCAATAGTCAAACTAATAGCAATGGTGGCATGATCTAAGTAGAATTGGTGCATGATAACAACAAATAGTTGCAAGTATAGTAAGATTGTAAGATTATAAGGGAGTGATTTATGGTGGTGGTGATTGGAACAACCAGACAATAGAGGTGGAACTATGGAAGCAAAGGCAATA is a window from the Glycine max cultivar Williams 82 chromosome 2, Glycine_max_v4.0, whole genome shotgun sequence genome containing:
- the LOC102663707 gene encoding uncharacterized protein, which codes for MKKILTSSSSSSSYSSTLSLDSSLCNSKSATTAGCLTAILRRILCSGGLPTHPSDQIGELDSMPKMSDKVQEFKTKHNTESIATATTTTITPGILERLMGLESMVVERDTNTANESTSSSSLPRSKSMNSVDYLGECKRMEGLHKRAKSSSFREVPTFLLHESENFLVLSFESGCDGGEFRSKERKKEKGSKERSELKKNKREKVHDDMFSVNVGNDGEFAQTTTLFMACSEKEYVGSEMVGFSFSHPVKRKEVTNGEKLKRRKKGTTCYAEKKVDTECSSEDSSPVSIFDFERGAPETEMDTSWRRKLSPELENEQLDDLHCDSNLMIKERKVNTIEDNKNEGSKKSEKQSQECIDIRGEICMLVEGELGSNRLEEGLWKQGDIESVCADFESQIFYHMLHEFIDQLVGDPLKALQFQNL